The nucleotide window GGGATGTTGTAATTCTGAAGCACGGTGCTCTTGGACAGGTAACGCTGCAGCATGATGCCGACGGGATACAGCCTGGGGGGACGGGGCTGGCTGGTcaccccctgtccctctccccctccccgacaTCCTCAGCTCTCCCCGAACCCCCAATCCCTCCCAAAGCAGCCCAGTTCCCACTCGAGACCCATCCCTCCAGGCTGTCTTCCCCTTTCCACTCCTTCGGCCTCAGCATCCCCTCCTCAGCACTGACCTCCCTTCCCCtgcagccccccctccccccccagctcccaccctGCTTACCGCAGTATCTCCTTGATTGCCCCCCGGATGAGGGGGAGACCATTGATCAGCTCCGAGAGGTTGCCactggctccaatcccagctctctccaccGCCAGGACCTCCTCCCGGAGGGCTGCCTGCACCTCAGGGTTGCGGGCCAGCTCAAACAGCAGGAACAGCAGTGGATATGCCGTCTACaatgggggatgggagggagggtatcAAGAGATGGAGCAAGGGGGTAGACCAAGAGGCGGGATGAGAGTGGGAGGGCTAGAGGGTCAGGGGTCGCAGCATCAGAGGCCACAAGGTCAGAAGCTCAGGATGGAGTCAGGAgtccggggggttgggggggggggggtcagaggcGACAAGATCTGAACTCCAGGACAGGGGTCAGGAGGCCCAGGTGGGGTAAGGAGTCTCCTccattctagatggtgagcccgttgtgggcagcgattgtctctctttgttgctgaattgtattttccaaatgcttagtacagcgctctgcacacagtaagctcagtaaatatgattgaatgaataaagaggggTCAGGCATCCAGGAGGGGATGCAGGGGGCCCGTCTGgccagaggagaagggaaaggaaggaaggagaggctgACCGTGTCCACGCTGCCAGCCGTGAGTTCCGTCATGTTGGCCTTGATGGACTCCAGCGAGAGGTCGGCCTTAATCAGCAGCTCGGCCATGATGCCCGTGTAGCGAAGTGGGCGGCCCAGGCAGAGCTCCTGGTAGATGTTCTGGATGCATTTATCGGCTGCGGCGGGAACGACGCGAGCAGGCACAGGTCACCCCGGGCCGGCCCTTTGCTCCCTCTACCCACGCCCGGCCCcaggccgccccccggccctgccaaccGTGCTCAAAGATGTGGTCCCAGGAACGCAGGTGCTGCTCCCAGATGTGGGGGTAGATGAGGCGGGCCAGGCCAGGCGGCAGGTAGAGCAGGTGCAGTGTGGTCTCCAGCATTTTGTTTAGGGCCCTGATGAACTTCAGAGCCTCCGGCCGGGGATTTGATCCCAGcagccccagcctctccccatacAGGGCGAAGTTGCTCGCTGCGGGGGGAACGGGGGGCGGTCAACAGGGGCCTGTTGGCCCCGAtgcccgcccccttccccggcctccccacctcccagccccggcTGGCCGTTACCCTCCGCAGTGAAACAGAAGAGGTCCTCCTTGACGGAGATGGTGGTGGTGCCGCGAGCGTTGTTCTGCAGCCGGCGCTGTAGTAATCGGCTGAAGTCCTGGGCCACGGTGTCCAGCAGGGGCAAGTACTGGCGCACCCCGGCCGGGGAGATGACGTCCTGGTTCAGCATCTTCCGGTTCAATCGCCAATCCTGGCCATTCCTGGGGGGGCCAGGGAGGAGCTCAGCCACAGGGAGCCTTATCTCCCCCAACACCAACACGCTCCTCAACCTGTCCATCCTCAGGCCAGGGCCCGTGTCCAGGGCCGGCTGCAGACGTGGCCCTCCCTGTGGCAGGGTAGAACTGGCCTGCACCCACCGTCCCAACTCCGTGGGACATCACACGCAACATCGTGCGGCGGTCCTTTCTGAGggacctttctttttccttctttttttcatggcatttgtaaagtgcttgctgtgtgccagaaactgttctaagagctggggtagatccaagcgaatcaggttggcgcagtccatgtctcacatgggactcccagtcttaatccccattttatagatgaggtaactgaggcacagagaagtgcagtgacttacccaaggtcacacagccgacaagtgacagagccaagggtTCTCCTGGGGGGATCCCCAACtgccccccgtccctcctccAGAATATtgtgtctccctcctcccaggtcCCCACTTACATGGGGGCCTCTTCTGAGCCAGAAAGAGGGAGGCTGGACACTTCCAAATCGTTTAACCgtccctggcccctctcctccagTGTGTGTGGGTGGATCTGGGTGTATGTGGGAATGGAAGagcatatgtaataataataataattgtggtatttattaagcacttattatgtttcaaacactgtactaagtgctggggtagagacaggacagtcagatcccacatgaggctcacattctaagtaggagagagcaaaggttttgaatccccattttgcaaatgagggaactgaggcacaaagaagtgagttgcccaaggtcacaaagcagaattctcccccttctagactgtgagcccgttgttgggtagggaccgtctctatttgttgccaacttgtacttcccaagcgctcagtacagttctctgcacacagtatgcgctcaatacatacgattgaatgaatgaaagcagaaaagaggcggagccgtgattagaacccgggccctctggctcccaagcctgtgctctttccactaggccatggtgctcctcGAATGCGTGTGTGTTTCTGGAAACGTACGTGTGGTGTTCATAAGCGTATGTGGGTGCATAGACATGACCTCTCTCTGGCTttctcactgaactaagtgctaaggGGGATCCAATAAAGCCGGTAGACActacccctgccctcagggagtttacgttctctctctctctctgcatctctttcCTGTCTCTGCCCAGCCAAGCCTCTCTTCTggcatctctctgtttctctgtttcatTCTGCGTCTTCCCTGGCTCCCATTCTGTCTCCGGCCCACGCTACCCACCCGCCTCGGTCCCAGCTGCTCACAGTAGGAAGAGTCCACATTTATGGTGGCGGATGTGCCTGTGGACCAGCCAGGGTGTGACTGCCATCCTGCGAGGCTGTGTGCCCTCCACCTGGAACAACTGTACAGCGTCTTCGGGCAGCATCACGTTCACTGAGGTCGTCTTGCCCAACTTCTCCCTACCCAGAGAGGGAAGGACATCACAGCGCTCAAACCACTCCGTCCTCCCTGCTGCCCCATTCCCGTGCCCTTCCCCATCCATtcgtaccagcgcttagaacagtgctttgcacatagtaagcgcttaataaatgccattattattatacaccttcCCACAaacacaccctcacacacactgtctccccttctagactgtagaagAACAGTgacgctgtattctcccaagcagttagtacagcactctgcacacagtaaatgctcaagaaacacgattgaatgagttcattcgttcattcaatcgtgtttcttgagtgcttactgcgtgcagagcgctgtagtaagcgcttgggaagtacaagtcggcaacagagacggtcccaacgcaacgacgggctcacagtctagaagggggagacagacaacaaaacaaaacatgtagacaggtgtcaaaatcgtcagaacaaatagaattaaagctatatgcacatcattaacaaaaaaaagagtagtagatatgtacaagtaaaataaatagagtaataaatctgtacagatatattcaagtgctgtggggaggggaaggaggtaggaagggggatggggaggaggagaggaaaaagggggctcagatctAATTCTTTCCAttgcttagtaaagcactctgcttgcagtaagcacttaatcaatggtactaccagtaataataataataatggtggtatttgttaagtgcttactacatgccaagcactgttctaagcgctggggaggatacaagattatcccactgttgggtagggactgtctctatatgttgccaatttgtacttcccaagcgcttagtacagtgctctgcacatagtaagcgctcaataaatacgattgatgatgatcaggttgtcccacgtggggctcagagtcttcatccccattttacagatgagggaactgaggctcagagaagtgaagtgacttgcccgaggccacacagctgccaagcggcagagccgggattagaacccatgacctctgactccagagcccgggctctctccaccgagccacgctgcttgcttcgCAAGATCACACTCACTCACACCCACACATTCAAACACCTTCACACGCTGTcatacacagtcacacagcccgctcagggggaggagggaagaggggcaggggagacttGGATTCAGGCCGGTTGGAGATTGGTTGGAGGAGGATGGCAGTTACCTGTAGATAGGCCCCAGCTGCTGGAAGAGCCGTTCCTGGGTGTAGTGCAAAGTCTCCAAGCTGTTGCTCTTCCACAGCCTCAGCACCTTTATCCAGCTGTTGCCAGGGCTATGAGGGATGGCGTCAAAGGGCAGGGCACCCGTCTGGGGGGCACCGGCCACCTCCCGGACGGTGCCTTCTTGCAGTATCTGCGTCGTCACTCCCCGCAGCAGAGCGGGGCTCCATCCAGCTCCGCCTCGCAtgctcctcctcagcccctccagcATGACCCCGCTGGCCCTGGCCTTCCTTGGCTCCTTGGGCCTGCTCCCTGTGTTCCCGCCTCAGCCTCTGCGTTTCTCCCGGTTCCCACCTCCGTCACCGTCCGTACCCCGGTTCTtacctcagcctcctggctgccCCAAGCAGGTCCCGCCTCAGCCCTCGTGTCTGTAACCCCAGTTCTGAGCTCGGCCCCCGgggtcttcccccctctctccctggttCCTGACTCCGTCACTGCACGTGTCTTCGCGGATTTCACCTCAACTCCAGCATCCGGACCCCAgttctttcctcagctcccttgcCTGCCCTGCAAGTTTCCACCTGGACCCCTCGATCCCTTTGGTTTTTACCTCAGCCCCCGGGCTTTGCTCCCACAGTTCTTACCTCAACCCCCGTGCCACTCACCTGGGCTGCCACCTCAGCCCCCGAGTCCCTCCCCTTGGCTCCCTTGCCTGTGCCTTCTCTCTCATCCAAGCTCCCTCTCTAAATCTGGTGCCAGCCCTTTTATCTTgctccccatctttcctcctccctccaatgcGATAAGCCCAAGGATGGTGGCCCCAGAATGTCAGGGACATCGGTGTCGTCAGGCCCACGTCTGGATCATGACAACAGTAAAGGTCTGCCCATCAGCGACAGGAGATCCACAGCAATCCTTCAAGGGAGTCAGGGCCAAATCTGAAGGCACTGGCAGAAGCTGTCAGTAGTCTGATTCTGCACTCCTGACACAAAACCGGAAAAAGTGATGATGTGTGTGTGCGTTCATGTACTTTACTGCTTTAGGACATAGGCCTCTGTAGACAAAGGTAGgagaagacccaatccctggcctcaagcTGCTGACAGTCTGACAGAACAGGCAGGACAAAGGCAGAGCCtgtgttatattattataactcagtactctcccaagtgctcgtctgctgtgtgaccttgggcaagtcacttgacttctctttgcctcagttaccttaactgtaaaacagggataaagactgtaagccccatgtgggatagggactgtgtcccagcacctagtacagtgcctggcatgtagtaacgtcttaacaaatgccataataataattattattattacagtgctctgcatgcagtaagcgctcagtaaatgcaattgactgactgtgtctTCGCTGTTTCTCCTGTGTATGGGCACATGTATGTGTGAGTGGGTATCTGTACTGTTCCACTCCCATCAGGCACCcaagggcagggcatgtgtctcccTGAACTCTCGCTCTCTgaaactcattctctgcccagctGAACAAATGCCAGCTGGGCGTTCTTCGTGACCTTTTCCTGGATATAAGAGGGGCAGGAAGGCCTCGGTTAAAGAGGGCCAGGTGTTTCACTCCCTTCCCcaatacacctgtatatatgtttgtacatatttattactctatttatttatttattttacttgtacatatctattctatttattttattttgttggtatgtttggttttgttccctgcctctcccttttagactgtgagcccactgttgggtagggactgtctctatatgttgccgacttgtacttcccaagcgcttagtacagtggtctgcacacagtaagcgctcaataaatatgattgattgattgattaactcaatCCTCCAGCCCAGATCCACAGGGCTTTCCTGCCACCCCGTCCCGGGGGCATTCAGAGAGTTTGGGGGAATCAGCCAACTCTCTTCTTTCTGGGTGGCGGTGGTGGTTGCGGGGAAGCCAAGATAGACCTTTAATGAGGAGGCCACACCCCACCCCttcaagcagagtggctcagtggaaagagcccgggctttggagtcagaagtcatgggtttaaatcccagctctgcctattgtcagctgtgtgactttgggcaagtcacttaacttctctgtgcctcagttccctcatctgtaaaatggggattaagactgtagcctcccttgggacaacctgatcaccttgtaacctcgccagtgcttagaatagtgctttgcacatagtaagcgcttaataaatgccatcatcattattattattattcaccgccCAGCTGTTCACAGACACACAAGCGCGAACACATTTCTATCCAGAAGTTTGGTTGGCAGtgtccagcctccctctgcctagGCTCCTGCCATTGAATTCTGGGGCACCTGCACCTAGAAGTACCTGGCAAGGGGGTACaaatgctctatatgttgccaatttgtacttcccaagcgcttagtacagtgctctgcacacagtgagccctcaataaatacgattgatgatgatgatgatgatgatgaattggtggGGGGCGTTGGGGTCTCCAGGGTGCCgtatgggatggggagagagctgggggagttGGACATAGCGAAAGATTGACTgctgttttttaatagtatttgttaagcaactattatgtgtcaaacactgttctaagccctagagtaggtacaagtcggacacagtccctgtcaatcaaacaatcaatcaatcaatcgtatttatcgagagcttactgtgtgcagagcactgtactaagcgcttgggaagtacaagctggcaacatatagaaacagtccctacccaacagtgggctcacagtctagaagggggagacagagaacaaaaccaaacatactaacaaaataaaacaaatagaatagataggtacaagtaaaataaataaataaataagtgtccttcatggggctcacactctaagcacctagtccagtgctctgcacacaggaagcgctcaccaaatacgactgaatgaacgaaccgctatttaatccccagtttacagttgaggcgactgcggcacagaaaaatgacttgcccaaggtcacacagcaagcaatcggtggagtagggattaaaacccaggtcctctgattcccagatccatactctttctacacaagcagtgtggctcagtggacagagccagggctttggagtcagaggtcatgggttcaaatccccactctgccagctgtcagctgtgtgacttcgggcaagtcacttcacttctccgggcctcagtgacctcatctgtaaaatgaggattaagactgtgagccccccgtgggacaacctgatcaccttgtaacctccccagcgctttgaacagtgctttgcacatagtaagcgcttaataaatgccattattattattattattactactagaccatgctgcttctctgggctgatGGCCACTGACCCTCATCCCAGATTCCAGACAGACCCACATAAGGTCACAAGCGTTACCCCGGGCATACGATGTAACGTGATGACATGACAAACCATTCTGCTGATGTCCCTCTTGAGTTATGTGAACGATTGCTCCAGAGTCCCCTGAGGAGGGAAGCCGGAAGCTGAATATAAACATTGTGGACATAAAagtcattgtggaaagggaactctgttgtacgctcccaagaacttagtacagtgctgtatagacagtaagcaaatgctcaataaataccactgaccgattgataAAGGCAACTGGGGCCCAATCCAGAGCAGGCAGGAGAAATTGAGcaagttcgttcattcgttcaatcacatttattgagcacttactgtgggcagagcactgtactaagggcttgggagagtacagtacaacaataaacagacatatttgccTTATTGGGAGGGGAATCTTCCGATCTGGAGTTTGCTTCTCACTCTCCCCTACTGAATCGGAACCAGAGAGGCTAGACGGAGTACAGGTACTATTActacgcttagaactgtgcttcacacatagtaagcacttaagaaataccatcatttattattattattacttgtaatgAAGGTTCAAATGTAAGGCAAAGCTATAAAAGGAAATCTTTCAGCAGGTGAGAAGCTGATGTGACCTGTCGATCCAAGGACTATATTTGGAGCTGAAAGGGTTACCAGGACGGCTTCCTCCAAAGACCCCATATTTCTATTTCCAccttttgatttttttatggcatctgctaagcaattactttgtgtcaagcactgctttagg belongs to Tachyglossus aculeatus isolate mTacAcu1 chromosome 18, mTacAcu1.pri, whole genome shotgun sequence and includes:
- the LOC119939998 gene encoding cytochrome P450 11B2, mitochondrial, which gives rise to MLEGLRRSMRGGAGWSPALLRGVTTQILQEGTVREVAGAPQTGALPFDAIPHSPGNSWIKVLRLWKSNSLETLHYTQERLFQQLGPIYREKLGKTTSVNVMLPEDAVQLFQVEGTQPRRMAVTPWLVHRHIRHHKCGLFLLNGQDWRLNRKMLNQDVISPAGVRQYLPLLDTVAQDFSRLLQRRLQNNARGTTTISVKEDLFCFTAEASNFALYGERLGLLGSNPRPEALKFIRALNKMLETTLHLLYLPPGLARLIYPHIWEQHLRSWDHIFEHADKCIQNIYQELCLGRPLRYTGIMAELLIKADLSLESIKANMTELTAGSVDTTAYPLLFLLFELARNPEVQAALREEVLAVERAGIGASGNLSELINGLPLIRGAIKEILRLYPVGIMLQRYLSKSTVLQNYNIPAGTLCNVALYPMGRSPAVFTCPERFDPRRWLGKDNNFRSLPFGFGVRQCIGRRFAESEMVLFLRHILKNFQVETMSREDLKTVHHFILMPHSHPLLTFRALKSDLPSSSPPSLTPALAPFHPSP